The Microcystis aeruginosa NIES-843 sequence AGGTACTACATTTACCAAGCGGCTAATCCTCTAAACGTCTTACTGTCTAGTTTCTAGCCAACGAATCGCACCACACCCCACACCCTACACCCTACACCCCACACCCCACTTCCCCACACCCCACACCCCACACCCCACACCCCACACCCCACACCCCACACCCCACACCCCACACCCCACACCCCACACCCCACACCCCACACCCCACACCCCACACCCCACACCCCACACCCCACACCCCACACCCCACACCCCACACCCCACACCCCACACCCCACACCCCACACCCCACACCCCATCTCTGATAACTGAAAATAATGAGTCTAGAATCTACTGCTAACGAGGCGATCGCTCATAATTTAGAGCAATTCCTGCTAGTTTTGACCATTTCCTTGAGTGTCGCCACTTTATCGAGAACCGTTGCCTTCCTCCGCAAAATTCCCTACACCCTGCTGTTAGTTATTGTCGGTATGGGTTTAGCTTTTTTAGATTTGCGTCTAGTTAATCTTTCCCCGGAATTAATTCTGGAAATTTTTCTGCCTCCCCTCCTTTTTGAAGCCGCTTGGAATATTCCTTGGGCTAAATTAAAGGAATATTGGGTTACTATCGTCCTTTTTGCCGTTATCGGGGTGATTATCTCCGTTTTGGGAGTCGCCTATCCCCTACATATTTTTGCCAATTTACCCCTATCGATCGCTTTTCTCTTGGGTGCTGCCCTAGCTGCCACCGATCCCGTCTCTGTAATTGCCCTATTTAAAGAATTGGGGGCCAGTAAAAAACTGACGATCCTGATGGAAGGGGAAAGTCTCTTTAATGATGGGGTCGCTGTGGTCGCTTTCGTCCTCTTGGTGGGGATTCCCTTGGGAGTCGATACCTTTTCCGTCCCCGTGACGATCGCTCGTTTCTGCACCTTTGTGGGGATTGGCATCGGTGTGGGTTGCGTGATCGGTTTCGGCATTTCCTACCTTACCCAACGCTTCGATCTGCCTTTTGTGGAACAGTCTCTCACCCTAGTTTCTGCCTATGGAACCTATCTCGTCACGGAAAAATTAGGCGGATCCGGTGTGATTGGGGTGGTAATTGTCGGGATTATTCTCGGTAATCTCGGTTCGCGCATTGGTATGAGTCCCCGCACGCGCCTAGTAGTTAGCGAATTTTGGGAATTTATCGCCTTTTTTGTCAATTCCATCATCTTTTTACTGATCGGTGATCAAACTCGTTTTGAGAGTCTCGGCAGTCACTTAACCGGGATTTTAATAGCGATCGCCGCTATGGTGGTTTCCCGTCTGTTCTCAATTTTTGGACTAGGGGGAATTAGTAACCTAATTACGGGTAATAGGATCAGTTTCAAGGAAAGAACGGTGTTATGGTGGGGAGGATTGCGCGGTTCGGTTTCGATCGCCCTAGCGTTAAGTGTTCCCACGTCTATCCCCTACCGTCAAGAAATTATTGACGTGGTTTTTGGGGTGGTTTTATTTACTTTATTGGTGCAAGGATTATCTATACAATGGCTGTTAAATGCCCTCAATCTTATCGGTGATCAACCGATTCGGAGCGAATATTCGGCCTTAATTGCTCGTCAGATTGCCTTAACTAGGGTGTCTAATTATCTGCAACAACCAGAACGTTTTCCCGATATCGATCCCGAATTTTATCGCGACAAAAAAACTCTGGTGGAAGGACAATTAAAGTCCTTGCGGGATCAGTTGCAAAAATTACTACAGGAACATCCACAATTAAAAGATGTGGTGGCCGAACAATTTCAAGATACTTTACTTGATATCGAAGCTAATACCTACGCAGAATTAATTCGAGCCGGTCGTTTAAATGAAAATCTCGTTCCCCTTTTAGTGGAGGTAGAAGAAGAAAAAGAGATGGTTTAATGATCAAGTCATGGAAAATCAAAGAATTTTTGCTAAAAATTGCTGAGTTCGATCGGATTGGGGATGATTAAAAAATTCTGCTGGGGGGGCAATTTCCAAAATTAAACCCTGATCCATAAATACCACTCGATCGGCCACTTCTCGCGCGAATCCTACCTCGTGGGTGACACAAACCATGGTCATCCCCGATTTGGCTAAACTTTGCATCGTTTCCAAGACTTCTCGCACCATTTCTGGGTCTAAAGCTGAGGTGGGTTCATCGAATAACATCACCTTCGGCTGCATAGCTAAAGCGCGAACGATTGCCACCCGCTGCTGTTGTCCTCCCGATAACTGAGGGGGATATTTAAGTGCTTGTTCGAGAATACCAACTTTTTCGAGGAGTTTTCTCGCTATTTCCTCCGCTTGCGCTTTTTTCCAACCGCGCACCCACATCGGACCAAGGGTGACATTATCTAATACTGTCAGATGGGGAAAGAGGTTAAATTGTTGAAAAACCATGCCAACTTCCTGACGGATTGCCTCGATATTTTTCAGGTTGTGGGACACAGTTATTCCGTCAATAATAATGCGGCCTTTTTGATAGGATTCTAACCCGTTAAAAGTGCGGATAAAGGTGGATTTTCCCGAACCGGACGGCCCCATAATCACGACAACTTCCTGTTTATT is a genomic window containing:
- a CDS encoding cation:proton antiporter, translating into MSLESTANEAIAHNLEQFLLVLTISLSVATLSRTVAFLRKIPYTLLLVIVGMGLAFLDLRLVNLSPELILEIFLPPLLFEAAWNIPWAKLKEYWVTIVLFAVIGVIISVLGVAYPLHIFANLPLSIAFLLGAALAATDPVSVIALFKELGASKKLTILMEGESLFNDGVAVVAFVLLVGIPLGVDTFSVPVTIARFCTFVGIGIGVGCVIGFGISYLTQRFDLPFVEQSLTLVSAYGTYLVTEKLGGSGVIGVVIVGIILGNLGSRIGMSPRTRLVVSEFWEFIAFFVNSIIFLLIGDQTRFESLGSHLTGILIAIAAMVVSRLFSIFGLGGISNLITGNRISFKERTVLWWGGLRGSVSIALALSVPTSIPYRQEIIDVVFGVVLFTLLVQGLSIQWLLNALNLIGDQPIRSEYSALIARQIALTRVSNYLQQPERFPDIDPEFYRDKKTLVEGQLKSLRDQLQKLLQEHPQLKDVVAEQFQDTLLDIEANTYAELIRAGRLNENLVPLLVEVEEEKEMV
- a CDS encoding amino acid ABC transporter ATP-binding protein produces the protein MESHNSEPIIIAEAVEKWYDNRFHALRGVNLTVNKQEVVVIMGPSGSGKSTFIRTFNGLESYQKGRIIIDGITVSHNLKNIEAIRQEVGMVFQQFNLFPHLTVLDNVTLGPMWVRGWKKAQAEEIARKLLEKVGILEQALKYPPQLSGGQQQRVAIVRALAMQPKVMLFDEPTSALDPEMVREVLETMQSLAKSGMTMVCVTHEVGFAREVADRVVFMDQGLILEIAPPAEFFNHPQSDRTQQFLAKIL